A single region of the Erythrobacter sp. HL-111 genome encodes:
- a CDS encoding hydantoinase B/oxoprolinase family protein: MQDTEPSPPSPAWRFAIDRGGTFTDVVAVTPGGRLVTDKLLSENPGHYDDAASEAIARLMARHGEGPVAEVRIGTTVATNALLERKGEACALVTTRGFADVLRIGTQARPEIFARRIVLPEQLARRVVEVDERVSAAGEVLTPLDEDGARAALAALRAEGCDAIAIVLMHGWHFRAHERRLAQIARETGFSQVSASHEVAPLIGIVARGDTSVVDAYLSPVLRRYTDTLQARLPEVGRLRFMQSNGGLAEVGAFRGKDAILSGPAGGVVGMVAASEPLGHARLIGFDMGGTSTDVAHWAGRYELTGDNEVAGVRVAAPMMQIRTVAAGGGSICSFDGSRFRVGPHSAGADPGPASYRKGGPLTVTDCNLFLGRLDPAFFPRVFGPGGDEPLDPAAARARLEEVAARLPEPQPLDAIAEGFLAIAVDNMANAIRKISVARGHDVTTYALACFGGAGGQHAARVADRLGIGTVLVHPLAGILSAYGIGLAPVKAIREVSFGEELGTDFSAPLAELAAAAGGALIEQGIAEEAITLDRRARLRFAGSDSKLTVPITDAARMAAEFRALHRRLFGYSDDAAAIIVDALSVEASGTSGGLGTARAEPAALAGEPSGEWRAVERAAMEEGEAVDGPALVIDPGSTTVIEPGWQARLAGEGSLVLTRTEPLRRERAIGTAVDPVRLEIFNNLFMAIAEEMGVVLRSTATSVNIKERLDFSCALFDAAGALIANAPHIPVHLGSMGDSIARVIEARGGRRDGRGFRRGDAYVLNDPFRGGTHLPDITVIVPVFYGDASEEPDAFVAARGHHADIGGIAPGSMPPESRRIEDEGVLIDNVLLVDEGRFREAEMRALLADAAHPARNPGRNISDLRAQLAACTRGAELLRGAAMEHGGEVVAAYMGHVIDNAAASVRRLLGGLEDGEFAYDMDNGLTVKVAIRIDREAGSAVFDFTGTSPQHEGNFNAPRSITRAATLYVLRTLIDDDIPMNDGCLRPVELVVPEGSMLNPRPGAAVVAGNVETSQVVTDALFAATGRLAPSQGTMNNFTFGNAEHQYYETIAGGSGAGCDHDGTDAVQTHMTNSRLTDPEILETRLPVRLERFAVRSGSGGRGRHCGGEGVERRVTFLEPMRANMLANRRKVAPRGIAGGGDAAPGANWVERADGTRVELGATGSVEVGPGDTFVILTPGGGGWGAPVP, encoded by the coding sequence ATGCAGGACACGGAGCCGAGCCCGCCTTCCCCCGCCTGGCGCTTCGCGATCGACCGGGGCGGCACCTTCACCGATGTCGTCGCGGTGACGCCCGGCGGCCGGCTGGTGACCGACAAGCTCCTGTCCGAAAACCCCGGCCATTACGACGACGCGGCGAGCGAGGCGATCGCTAGGCTGATGGCCCGGCATGGCGAAGGCCCGGTGGCCGAAGTCCGCATCGGCACCACGGTCGCGACCAATGCCCTGCTCGAACGCAAGGGCGAAGCCTGCGCGCTGGTGACGACCCGCGGCTTTGCCGACGTGCTGCGGATCGGGACGCAGGCGCGGCCGGAGATCTTCGCGCGGCGCATCGTCCTGCCCGAACAGCTCGCCCGGCGGGTGGTCGAGGTGGACGAGCGGGTGAGCGCGGCGGGCGAGGTGCTGACCCCGCTCGACGAGGACGGCGCGCGCGCGGCGCTCGCGGCCCTGCGCGCCGAGGGCTGCGATGCGATCGCGATCGTGCTGATGCACGGCTGGCATTTCCGCGCACACGAACGGCGGCTGGCGCAGATCGCGCGCGAAACCGGCTTTTCGCAGGTCAGCGCGAGCCACGAGGTCGCCCCGCTGATCGGCATCGTCGCGCGCGGCGATACCAGCGTGGTCGATGCCTATCTCTCGCCGGTACTGCGGCGCTACACCGACACGCTCCAGGCTCGCCTGCCCGAGGTGGGGCGGCTGCGGTTCATGCAGTCGAACGGCGGGCTCGCCGAGGTCGGCGCGTTCCGGGGCAAGGACGCGATCCTTTCGGGCCCGGCGGGCGGCGTCGTCGGCATGGTCGCGGCGAGCGAACCCCTCGGCCACGCCAGGCTGATCGGGTTCGACATGGGCGGGACCAGCACCGACGTCGCGCATTGGGCGGGCCGATACGAACTGACCGGCGACAACGAAGTGGCAGGCGTAAGGGTCGCGGCGCCGATGATGCAGATCCGCACGGTTGCCGCGGGCGGCGGGTCGATCTGCTCCTTCGACGGATCGCGCTTTCGCGTCGGGCCTCATAGCGCGGGCGCGGACCCCGGCCCCGCCAGCTACCGCAAGGGCGGGCCGCTCACCGTGACCGACTGCAACCTCTTTCTCGGGCGGCTTGACCCCGCTTTCTTCCCGCGGGTCTTCGGCCCCGGGGGCGACGAACCGCTCGACCCGGCGGCGGCGCGGGCGCGGCTGGAGGAGGTCGCGGCGCGCCTGCCCGAGCCGCAGCCGCTGGATGCCATCGCCGAGGGTTTCCTCGCCATCGCGGTCGACAACATGGCGAACGCGATCCGCAAGATCTCGGTCGCGCGCGGGCATGACGTGACGACCTATGCGCTCGCCTGCTTCGGCGGGGCAGGCGGGCAGCACGCCGCGCGGGTGGCGGATCGGCTCGGGATCGGGACGGTGCTGGTCCATCCGCTTGCGGGCATCCTGTCGGCCTACGGCATCGGACTTGCCCCCGTGAAGGCGATCCGGGAGGTCAGTTTCGGCGAGGAACTGGGGACGGATTTCTCCGCTCCGCTCGCGGAACTGGCCGCCGCGGCGGGCGGGGCGCTCATCGAACAGGGCATTGCCGAAGAGGCGATCACGCTCGATCGCCGCGCCCGCCTGCGCTTCGCCGGGAGCGACAGCAAGCTGACCGTGCCAATCACGGACGCGGCGCGAATGGCCGCCGAATTCCGCGCGCTGCACCGCAGGCTGTTCGGCTATTCGGATGACGCCGCGGCGATCATCGTCGATGCGTTGAGCGTCGAGGCGAGCGGGACCAGCGGCGGGCTCGGCACCGCCAGGGCCGAGCCGGCCGCGCTCGCGGGCGAGCCCTCGGGCGAATGGCGCGCGGTCGAACGCGCCGCGATGGAGGAAGGCGAGGCGGTGGACGGCCCCGCGCTGGTGATCGATCCCGGCTCGACCACGGTGATCGAGCCGGGCTGGCAGGCGCGCCTTGCCGGGGAGGGCAGCCTCGTCCTCACCCGGACCGAGCCGCTGCGGCGCGAGCGCGCCATCGGCACCGCGGTCGATCCCGTCAGGCTCGAGATCTTCAACAACCTCTTCATGGCGATTGCCGAGGAGATGGGCGTCGTCCTGCGCTCGACCGCGACATCGGTGAACATCAAGGAACGGCTCGATTTCTCCTGCGCGCTGTTCGATGCCGCGGGCGCGCTCATCGCCAATGCGCCGCACATCCCGGTCCACCTCGGAAGCATGGGCGATTCCATCGCCCGCGTGATCGAAGCGCGCGGGGGCAGGCGCGACGGGCGGGGGTTCCGCCGCGGCGATGCCTATGTCCTCAACGATCCCTTCCGCGGCGGCACGCACCTGCCCGACATCACGGTGATCGTGCCCGTCTTCTACGGCGATGCCTCGGAGGAACCGGATGCCTTCGTCGCGGCGCGCGGCCACCACGCCGATATCGGCGGGATCGCGCCCGGATCGATGCCGCCCGAAAGCCGCCGGATCGAGGACGAGGGCGTCCTGATCGACAATGTCCTGCTGGTGGACGAGGGCCGCTTCCGCGAGGCGGAGATGCGCGCCTTGCTCGCCGATGCAGCGCATCCGGCGCGCAATCCGGGGCGCAACATCTCCGACCTGCGCGCGCAGCTCGCCGCCTGCACCCGCGGGGCCGAATTGCTGCGCGGCGCGGCGATGGAGCACGGGGGCGAGGTCGTCGCCGCCTACATGGGCCACGTCATCGACAACGCCGCCGCAAGCGTGCGCCGCCTGCTGGGCGGGCTCGAAGACGGGGAATTCGCCTACGACATGGACAACGGCCTCACCGTCAAGGTCGCGATCCGCATCGACCGCGAGGCCGGGTCCGCCGTGTTCGACTTCACCGGCACGAGCCCGCAGCACGAAGGCAATTTCAACGCCCCCCGATCGATCACCCGCGCGGCCACGCTCTACGTGCTGCGGACGCTGATCGACGACGACATCCCGATGAACGACGGGTGCCTGCGCCCGGTCGAGCTGGTCGTGCCCGAAGGCTCGATGCTCAATCCCCGGCCGGGCGCGGCGGTGGTCGCGGGCAATGTCGAGACGAGCCAGGTGGTCACCGACGCGCTCTTCGCCGCGACCGGCCGCCTCGCGCCCAGCCAGGGGACGATGAACAACTTCACCTTCGGCAATGCCGAACACCAGTATTACGAGACCATCGCCGGCGGTTCGGGCGCGGGCTGCGACCATGACGGGACCGACGCGGTGCAGACCCACATGACCAACAGCCGCCTGACCGATCCGGAGATCCTCGAAACCCGCCTTCCGGTGAGGCTCGAACGCTTCGCGGTGCGGTCAGGTTCGGGCGGCAGGGGCAGGCATTGCGGGGGCGAGGGGGTCGAACGGCGCGTCACCTTCCTCGAGCCGATGCGCGCCAACATGCTCGCCAACCGGCGCAAGGTGGCCCCGCGCGGGATCGCGGGCGGGGGCGATGCGGCGCCCGGGGCGAACTGGGTCGAACGGGCGGACGGCACCAGGGTCGAACTCGGCGCGACCGGTTCGGTCGAGGTCGGGCCGGGCGACACCTTCGTCATCCTCACGCCCGGCGGCGGCGGCTGGGGAGCGCCCGTGCCATGA
- a CDS encoding DUF969 domain-containing protein, whose translation MNHWPLVGIALVVAGFAFRFNPLFVVAFAALVTGLLGGLDLVAVIEALGRAFNDNRYISVTWIILPVIGLLERYGLQQRARAAIESVRGATMGRLLVLYLGFRQVTAAIGMKDIGGHPQTVRPLVAPMAEAAARKTHGELSGDDAEAVKGMAAATDNVGLFFGEDIFFAIASILLIQGVFESYGYPLTPLQLSVWAIPTAIFAFVIHGARILWLDRRLGAARREVAG comes from the coding sequence ATGAACCACTGGCCGCTGGTCGGCATCGCGCTCGTCGTCGCCGGCTTCGCTTTCAGGTTCAACCCGCTGTTCGTGGTCGCGTTCGCCGCGCTCGTCACCGGGCTGCTCGGCGGGCTCGACCTCGTCGCCGTGATCGAGGCGCTGGGGCGCGCGTTCAACGACAACCGCTACATCTCGGTCACCTGGATCATCCTTCCCGTCATCGGCCTGCTCGAACGCTACGGGCTGCAGCAGCGCGCCCGCGCCGCGATCGAAAGCGTGCGCGGGGCGACGATGGGCCGGCTGCTCGTGCTCTATCTCGGCTTCCGCCAGGTCACCGCGGCGATCGGGATGAAGGACATCGGCGGCCACCCCCAGACCGTGCGCCCGCTGGTCGCGCCCATGGCCGAGGCGGCGGCGCGCAAGACCCACGGCGAACTCTCCGGGGACGATGCCGAGGCGGTCAAGGGCATGGCGGCGGCGACCGACAATGTCGGGCTGTTCTTCGGCGAGGACATCTTCTTCGCCATCGCCTCGATCCTGCTGATCCAGGGCGTGTTCGAAAGCTACGGCTACCCGCTCACGCCGCTGCAATTGTCGGTCTGGGCGATCCCGACCGCGATTTTCGCCTTCGTCATCCACGGCGCGCGGATCCTGTGGCTCGACCGGCGGCTGGGGGCGGCGCGCAGGGAGGTGGCGGGATGA
- a CDS encoding DUF979 domain-containing protein: MITYEWLYVLAGLFFAAWSLASLADRGNPKRIGNAAFWGLLAASFFFGSHVSDLVNGVLVLALVGIAGAGLIGRSDPATTDEAGRQVLSERFGNRLFLPALIVPLTAVAGTLLYNYTPLGATGLFEERRETLLLFGVGVLLALAVAMAWLRPPALAPVEEGRRLIDSIGWAAILPQMLAALGAVFALAGVGDSIGELAGLVIPEGSVLVTVIVFCLGMALFTVIMGNAFAAFPVMAAAIGIPLLVETYGGNPAVIGAVGMLAGFCGTLLTPMAANFNIVPAVLLELRDQYGVIRQQVGTAIPLWVVNVAIIYVAGFLLWR; the protein is encoded by the coding sequence ATGATCACCTATGAATGGCTCTATGTCCTCGCCGGCCTGTTCTTCGCGGCGTGGTCGCTCGCCAGCCTCGCCGACCGGGGCAATCCGAAGCGGATCGGCAACGCCGCCTTCTGGGGGCTGCTTGCGGCGAGTTTCTTCTTCGGAAGCCACGTCTCCGATCTCGTCAACGGCGTGCTGGTGCTGGCGCTGGTCGGTATCGCGGGGGCGGGGCTGATCGGGCGGAGCGATCCCGCGACCACCGACGAAGCCGGACGGCAGGTGCTTTCCGAGCGCTTCGGCAACCGCCTGTTCCTGCCCGCGCTGATCGTGCCGCTGACGGCGGTCGCCGGGACCCTGCTGTACAACTACACGCCGCTCGGCGCGACCGGTCTGTTCGAGGAGCGGCGCGAGACCCTGCTCCTCTTCGGGGTGGGCGTGCTGCTGGCGCTGGCGGTCGCGATGGCGTGGCTGCGCCCGCCCGCCCTCGCGCCGGTCGAGGAGGGACGGCGCCTGATCGATTCGATCGGCTGGGCCGCGATCCTGCCGCAGATGCTCGCCGCGCTCGGCGCCGTGTTCGCGCTGGCCGGGGTGGGCGATTCGATCGGCGAACTGGCCGGGCTGGTCATCCCCGAAGGCAGCGTGCTCGTCACCGTGATCGTCTTCTGCCTCGGCATGGCGCTGTTCACCGTCATAATGGGCAATGCCTTCGCCGCCTTCCCGGTCATGGCCGCCGCGATCGGCATCCCGCTGCTGGTCGAGACATACGGCGGCAACCCGGCGGTGATCGGCGCGGTCGGGATGCTGGCAGGCTTCTGCGGCACGCTGCTGACGCCGATGGCGGCCAATTTCAACATCGTGCCCGCGGTGCTGCTGGAGCTGCGCGACCAGTACGGCGTCATCCGCCAGCAGGTCGGGACCGCGATCCCGCTGTGGGTCGTCAATGTCGCGATCATCTATGTCGCGGGGTTCCTGTTGTGGCGCTGA